A genomic region of Miscanthus floridulus cultivar M001 chromosome 3, ASM1932011v1, whole genome shotgun sequence contains the following coding sequences:
- the LOC136545355 gene encoding protein Rf1, mitochondrial-like, with amino-acid sequence MSSRTRPPWLKKLKRIIGRRLRSGSLTPEAASLLCDEVLPSIQRRSPQPAVSAAADVWRADGRPSWELERFIGECFRSGDLGPEDALDLFDELLHRTRPGSIYALNQLLTTVARAQVSSTVREGPALAVSLFNRMVKKVAPNIATYTILISCCCGAGCLNLGFAALGQIFKTGLRANAVIFTPLLRTLCAEKRTSDAVNIVVRRMPELGCTPDVFSYTTLLKGLCAENKCEEAVELIHMMAEDGDNCPPDVVSYNTVIDGFFKEGEIQKAYTLFHEMLDHGIPPNVVTCNSIIDGLCKVKAMDKAEEVFRQMIDEHIMPNCTTYTSILHGYLSLGQWKEAVRILKEMSGDGQRPDVVTYNMLIDCLCKSGRCAEARDIFNSMIQSGENPNVATYGSLLHGYATKGDLVEMNNLLDLMVQNGMQPDHHTLNIQIHAYCKCGRLDEAMLTFNKMRQQGLTPDIVSYGTIIDGLCRIGRLDNAISHFCQMTDDGLSPNIIIYSTLIHGFSMHGKWEKAEELFYEMMDRGIRPTVVVFTAMIDKLFKEGKVTEAQKLFDLMPIASVKPDVVSYTTMIHGYFLAGKLDEVLKLLDDMLSVGLKPNGVTFNTLLDGMLSMGLKPDVATCNTLIDSYCEDGRIEDVLTLFREMLSKAAKTDSVTENIIS; translated from the coding sequence ATGTCGAGCCGGACGCGCCCGCCTTGGTTGAAGAAGCTGAAGCGGATCATTGGACGGCGCCTCCGCTCCGGAAGTCTCACCCCTGAGGCCGCGAGCCTACTCTGCGACGAGGTGCTCCCATCGATCCAAAGGCGTTCCCCACAGCCGGCCGTTTCCGCAGCGGCGGACGTGTGGAGGGCCGACGGCCGCCCTTCCTGGGAGCTGGAGCGCTTTATCGGAGAGTGTTTCCGCTCGGGGGACCTCGGCCCCGAGGACGCACTCGATCTGTTCGATGAATTGCTTCACCGAACGAGGCCCGGCTCCATTTACGCCCTCAACCAGCTGCTCACCACCGTCGCTCGCGCCCAGGTCTCCTCCACCGTGCGCGAAGGCCCTGCGCTCGCCGTGTCCCTGTTCAACCGCATGGTCAAGAAGGTGGCTCCAAACATAGCTacctacaccatcctcatcagtTGCTGTtgcggtgcgggctgcttgaacCTCGGCTTCGCTGCATTGGGCCAAATCTTTAAGACGGGGCTGAGGGCAAATGCCGTCATCTTCACGCCCCTGCTCAGGACCCTGTGTGCTGAGAAGAGGACGAGTGATGCGGTGAATATTGTGGTCAGACGGATGCCTGAGCTCGGCTGCACCCCCGATGTCTTCTCCTACACCACACTACTCAAAGGGCTATGTGCTGAGAATAAATGTGAAGAGGCTGTCGAGCTGATCCACATGATGGCTGAAGATGGAGACAACTGCCCACCTGATGTGGTGTCCTATAACACTGTAATCGATGGCTTCTTTAAAGAGGGTGAGATACAGAAAGCTTACACCCTGTTTCATGAAATGCTTGATCATGGGATCCCGCCAAATGTTGTGACCTGCAATTCAATCATTGATGGCCTATGCAAGGTTAAAGCAAtggacaaggctgaggaggtctTTCGGCAGATGATTGACGAACATATTATGCCTAATTGTACTACATATACCAGTATTCTCCATGGATACCTCTCTCTTGGACAGTGGAAAGAGGCAGTCAGAATTCTCAAAGAAATGTCCGGAGATGGGCAACGACCAGATGTTGTTACTTACAATATGCTGATAGACTGTCTCTGTAAATCTGGACGGTGCGCAGAAGCTAGAGATATCTTTAATTCTATGATTCAGAGCGGTGAAAACCCCAATGTCGCCACCTATGGAAGTCTGCTTCATGGGTATGCTACCAAAGGAGATCTTGTTGAAATGAATAATCTTTTAGATTTGATGGTACAAAATGGAATGCAACCTGATCATCATACCTTAAACATACAGATCCATGCATACTGTAAATGCGGAAGGTTAGATGAGGCAATGCTTACTTTTAACAAAATGCGGCAGCAAGGATTGACACCAGACATAGTCAGCTATGGGACGATAATAGATGGTCTTTGCAGGATAGGCCGGCTGGACAATGCAATATCACATTTCTGCCAGATGACTGATGATGGATTGTCTCCCAACATCATAATATATAGTACTCTAATTCATGGTTTTTCTATGCACGGCAAATGGGAGAAGGCTGAGGAACTATTTTATGAGATGATGGATAGAGGCATTCGTCCAACTGTCGTTGTCTTCACTGCAATGATAGACAAGCTATTCAAAGAAGGAAAGGTTACGGAGGCCCAAAAACTCTTTGATTTGATGCCAATTGCCAGTGTAAAACCTGATGTGGTTTCCTACACTACAATGATTCATGGATATTTCTTGGCCGGTAAACTGGACGAAGTGCTGAAGCTCCTTGATGATATGCTCTCGGTTGGCTTGAAACCCAATGGTGTTACCTTTAATACTTTACTTGATGGCATGCTTTCTATGGGCTTGAAACCCGATGTTGCTACCTGTAACACTTTGATTGATAGCTACTGTGAAGATGGTAGGATAGAGGATGTATTGACTCTTTTCAGAGAAATGTTGAGCAAGGCAGCTAAGACTGACAGTGTCACGGAAAATATAATTTCCTGA